The Corallococcus caeni genome includes a region encoding these proteins:
- a CDS encoding CDP-alcohol phosphatidyltransferase family protein, producing MTPEPSSPPAARRQRRHFSMIRTFVLADFVTLGNGFAGAGAILAAMQALATANPRWLWVAFCLMPVALVMDVADGRIARWRFRKSPLGADLDSLADVISFGMAPAALAFAVGLRGNLDVAALLYFVACGISRLARFNVTSAELSDGTGKVKYFEGTPIPTSLLLVMVLAVATWQGRMGDALWGGVWNLGPLQLHPLALLYVLSGSAMISKTLRIPKF from the coding sequence ATGACGCCCGAGCCCTCGTCGCCGCCCGCGGCCCGCCGCCAGCGCCGCCACTTCTCCATGATTCGCACCTTCGTGCTGGCGGACTTCGTCACGCTCGGCAACGGCTTCGCCGGCGCGGGGGCCATCCTCGCGGCCATGCAGGCGCTGGCGACGGCCAACCCGCGCTGGCTGTGGGTGGCGTTCTGCCTGATGCCGGTGGCGCTGGTGATGGACGTGGCGGACGGCCGCATCGCGCGGTGGCGCTTCCGCAAGTCGCCGCTGGGCGCGGACCTGGACTCGCTGGCGGACGTCATCTCCTTTGGCATGGCGCCCGCGGCGCTGGCGTTCGCGGTGGGCCTGCGCGGCAACCTGGACGTGGCGGCGCTCCTCTACTTCGTCGCGTGCGGCATCAGCCGCCTGGCGCGCTTCAACGTCACCTCGGCGGAGCTGTCCGACGGCACCGGCAAGGTGAAGTACTTCGAGGGTACCCCCATCCCCACCAGCCTCTTGCTGGTGATGGTGCTGGCGGTGGCCACGTGGCAGGGCCGCATGGGTGACGCGCTGTGGGGCGGGGTGTGGAACCTGGGGCCACTCCAGCTGCACCCGCTGGCGCTGCTCTACGTGCTCAGCGGCAGCGCGATGATCAGCAAGACGTTGCGGATTCCGAAATTCTGA
- a CDS encoding protein kinase domain-containing protein, whose amino-acid sequence MAQIYLARRPGSDAPDKLLVLKRILPHLSENDEFVRMFLDEARIAARLAHPNVVQIYDLGAEGDTFFIAMEYIHGVDARRLWKRSETAGRPLPVPLVCRILLEACAGLDYAHKKTDATGRPLDIVHRDVSPQNILVTFDGGVKVVDFGIAKAADQATVTRSGVLKGKYSYMSPEQAAGQRVDRRSDVFALGVVLHELLTGGRLFKRPSDMLTLSAVAECHVPVPSQVAPRVPVELDAIVLKALAKEPDARYQHAQELQRALEGWLASQPQPCGTTADLAAYMRELFADRLSEEARSGEVQVTDDEAGAAPPSPAPRRSVMRPATPHGRTENEPTTTLRPPRANRPSGKVEARREDAEAEGGRSESRGPDTRPEGRNAEARVDARNAEPRGDSRPDGRGAVRAEARGEGRHPEAHADGRNVDTRPEPRSEVRNVDPRADARAVDARPEPRSEIRNVDPRSDARAADARPEPRGTGARRALESPPSRSIRPVRLEEPSLPTVTEEEDGPTLAMVDTQGKLSGGFQVEEDAPTLAMVDTQGKLSGGFQVEEDAPTLDQRLLAAQAREDEDDSTLDMRAVSRADVDEGPTQDMRAVPRSEIPGFRTGMSTPSGEHRGHRLPVPAPHATIEEMTASTAPRSVSRAPVPNAWAPPARTGTVTEQSAVEPPKRRVLLYGAILLVALLVGVGIVWSLGPGASGVRVESDPVGARVVFEDRVLPERTPLTLPTVKPGRYWVVLVKEGYRELRTQIVIPPSGRLDVGPLKLVPMQSSGKPATEPPATEPPAPTTPEPGVGPSGVAAPRAPDAAAPDAKQAQQTARAQAPAPVVKATATTVVPAAEVREPARAADRAASVSFVVTPWAEVTCNGRKLGETPFQPVEMHVGSYDCKFTNSELKRTLSRRIEVRPIDLNVVTVKFE is encoded by the coding sequence ATGGCGCAGATCTACCTCGCGCGCCGGCCGGGTTCGGATGCTCCGGACAAGCTGCTGGTGCTCAAGCGGATCCTCCCGCACCTGTCGGAGAACGACGAGTTCGTCCGGATGTTCCTGGACGAGGCGCGGATCGCGGCCCGGCTGGCGCACCCCAACGTGGTGCAGATCTACGACCTGGGGGCGGAGGGGGACACGTTCTTCATCGCCATGGAGTACATCCATGGCGTGGACGCGCGCCGGCTCTGGAAGCGCTCGGAGACGGCGGGGCGTCCGCTGCCGGTTCCGCTGGTGTGCCGCATCCTCTTGGAAGCCTGCGCGGGGCTGGACTACGCGCACAAGAAGACGGACGCGACGGGGCGCCCGCTGGACATCGTGCACCGGGACGTGTCGCCGCAGAACATCCTGGTGACGTTCGACGGCGGCGTGAAGGTGGTGGACTTCGGCATCGCGAAGGCGGCGGATCAGGCCACCGTGACGCGCTCCGGGGTGCTCAAGGGCAAGTACTCGTACATGTCGCCGGAGCAGGCCGCGGGGCAGCGCGTGGACCGGCGCTCGGACGTGTTCGCGCTGGGCGTCGTGCTGCATGAGCTCTTGACGGGGGGACGGCTGTTCAAGCGTCCCAGCGACATGCTGACGCTGTCGGCGGTGGCGGAGTGCCACGTGCCGGTGCCGTCGCAGGTGGCGCCCCGGGTGCCGGTGGAACTGGACGCCATCGTGCTCAAGGCGCTCGCGAAGGAGCCGGACGCGCGCTACCAGCACGCGCAGGAGTTGCAGCGGGCGCTGGAGGGGTGGCTCGCGTCGCAGCCGCAGCCGTGCGGCACGACGGCGGACCTGGCCGCGTACATGCGAGAGCTGTTCGCGGACCGGCTGTCGGAGGAGGCGCGCTCCGGTGAGGTGCAGGTGACGGACGACGAGGCCGGTGCCGCGCCGCCGTCGCCCGCGCCGCGCCGTTCGGTGATGCGGCCGGCGACGCCCCATGGCCGCACGGAGAACGAGCCCACCACGACGCTGCGTCCGCCCCGGGCGAACCGTCCCAGTGGGAAGGTGGAGGCGCGCCGCGAGGACGCGGAGGCGGAGGGCGGGCGCTCGGAGAGCCGTGGGCCGGACACCCGTCCCGAGGGCCGCAACGCGGAGGCGCGGGTGGACGCGCGCAACGCGGAGCCCCGTGGCGATTCGCGGCCCGATGGACGCGGTGCCGTTCGCGCGGAGGCACGCGGTGAAGGCCGTCACCCGGAGGCGCACGCGGACGGACGCAACGTCGACACCCGGCCGGAGCCCCGCTCTGAAGTCCGCAACGTCGACCCCCGCGCCGATGCTCGCGCCGTCGACGCCCGGCCGGAGCCCCGCTCTGAAATCCGCAACGTCGACCCCCGCTCCGATGCCCGCGCCGCCGACGCCCGGCCGGAGCCACGAGGGACGGGGGCCCGGCGGGCGCTGGAGTCACCGCCCTCGCGGAGCATCCGTCCGGTCCGTCTGGAGGAGCCCTCCCTCCCGACGGTGACGGAGGAGGAGGACGGTCCCACGCTCGCGATGGTGGACACGCAGGGCAAGCTGTCCGGCGGCTTCCAGGTGGAGGAGGACGCGCCCACGCTCGCGATGGTGGACACGCAGGGCAAGCTGTCCGGCGGCTTCCAGGTGGAGGAGGACGCGCCCACGTTGGATCAGCGCCTGCTGGCGGCGCAGGCCCGGGAGGACGAGGACGACTCGACCCTGGACATGCGCGCCGTCTCCCGCGCGGACGTGGACGAAGGCCCCACGCAGGACATGCGCGCCGTGCCGCGCTCGGAGATCCCCGGCTTCCGCACGGGCATGTCCACCCCGTCCGGCGAGCACCGCGGCCACCGGCTCCCGGTGCCCGCGCCCCACGCGACCATCGAGGAGATGACCGCGTCCACCGCGCCGCGCTCCGTGTCCCGCGCGCCCGTGCCGAACGCCTGGGCGCCGCCGGCCCGCACCGGCACGGTCACCGAGCAGTCCGCGGTGGAGCCGCCGAAGCGCCGCGTGCTCCTGTATGGCGCCATCCTGCTCGTCGCGCTCCTGGTGGGCGTCGGCATCGTCTGGAGCCTGGGGCCTGGCGCGAGCGGCGTGCGCGTGGAGTCCGACCCCGTCGGCGCGCGCGTCGTGTTCGAGGACCGCGTGCTCCCGGAGCGCACGCCCCTGACGCTGCCCACGGTGAAGCCCGGCCGCTACTGGGTCGTGCTCGTGAAGGAGGGCTACCGCGAGCTGCGCACGCAGATCGTCATCCCGCCGTCCGGTCGGCTCGACGTGGGACCGCTGAAGCTCGTGCCCATGCAGTCGTCCGGAAAGCCCGCCACGGAGCCGCCCGCCACGGAGCCGCCGGCACCAACGACGCCGGAGCCTGGCGTGGGCCCCTCCGGCGTGGCCGCTCCCCGCGCGCCGGACGCCGCGGCCCCCGACGCGAAGCAGGCCCAGCAGACCGCTCGCGCCCAGGCTCCCGCGCCGGTGGTGAAAGCGACCGCGACCACGGTGGTGCCCGCCGCGGAGGTGCGTGAGCCCGCTCGCGCCGCGGATCGAGCCGCGTCCGTGAGCTTCGTGGTGACGCCGTGGGCGGAGGTGACGTGCAACGGACGCAAGCTGGGCGAGACGCCGTTCCAGCCGGTGGAGATGCACGTGGGTTCGTATGACTGCAAGTTCACCAACTCCGAGCTGAAGCGCACCCTCAGCCGCCGCATCGAGGTGCGCCCCATCGACCTCAACGTGGTGACGGTCAAGTTCGAGTAG
- a CDS encoding choice-of-anchor D domain-containing protein has product MTGRWGLLGLVVVGLLSGCADRERSSLADGRLTATPGGIDFARVAVFDARESTLTLRNVGRARITVDEAWVEGPEGAYKAEFTHEGPHSLVPGSECTLKVRFAPLAQGGLPAVLVVRSDTRIEPLMRIPLNGAGVDAWARVTPRALDFGRIEADSTKTLGVTLDNPTELPVMVTPKLVGADKDEFVAAPLTVNPGERVELPVTFNPVRVGKKQIALAISPCNGCADVPVQLTAEALDRAVVAEPEVVDFGAVPVDRDAVKASSLRNISTEPVTVTSLMLDGTDASFSQANTGLPLVLQPGEVRAFEIRYSPGHMGPATDRAVYAVVSKRHPTLPVPLRGFGGASELCVSPLTYDFGEQPLGSKVRVVVNVKNCGTDNAGPLTINTLDWTPDASGAQLQFNHKPIALPFTLPANGELNLEVFYEPTREGSASGALVMTTSAFSAATVQLDFFGRAKAHAPCDLTVTPLLVDFGTIPPGRGAVLGVKLENKGTDLCPVKNIRIANDGGGVFKMPGGELFGGIIYPGDWFSFQVAFQAPFTGGGFTGELQVEQYNPVTPVRQVPLLANSQETCLVASPWYLDFGLGRKDCRPAPREVNYLNACTTPITVSNVFIGPGTTDTEFELLDHPAPPAFQLAPGESFTVGVDYLAQVTGMNLSPLYVDSSDLPIPLMVPLIGESSKKTDKTDTFVQQDVSKVDVLFVVDNTASMVEEHPKLVAAIPAFVDAARNKAVDVNMAVTTTGISAVSGACPGGALGGEAGRFFPADNSRQRILTLGTPNVTQVLQQNVQVGQCAQVEQGFEAMRRALTSPLVNNADDPRTALANDGNAGFLRDSAALVVVFVGDEDDHSPDAVSTYVQWAQQRKGENQPQRATFFAIAPTKTSCATAGGTGTRYADAAAQTGGEVLNVCAGDYAPLLKQVASKAFSAQDRFPLSEEPDAGTVVVTVNGTTTTSGWSYDAASNSVVFTTVPPPGSKVAITYRRACAND; this is encoded by the coding sequence ATGACGGGGCGCTGGGGCCTGCTGGGGTTGGTGGTGGTGGGGCTGTTGTCGGGCTGCGCGGACCGGGAGCGCTCGTCGCTCGCGGACGGCCGGCTGACGGCGACGCCGGGCGGCATCGACTTCGCGCGGGTGGCGGTCTTCGACGCTCGTGAATCCACGTTGACGCTGCGCAACGTGGGCCGCGCGCGCATCACGGTGGACGAGGCCTGGGTGGAGGGGCCGGAGGGCGCCTACAAGGCGGAGTTCACCCATGAAGGACCGCACAGCCTGGTGCCGGGCAGCGAGTGCACGCTGAAGGTGCGCTTCGCGCCGCTGGCGCAGGGCGGGCTGCCCGCGGTGCTGGTGGTGCGCTCGGACACGCGCATCGAACCGCTGATGCGCATTCCGCTCAACGGCGCCGGCGTGGACGCGTGGGCCCGGGTGACGCCGCGCGCGCTGGACTTCGGCCGCATCGAGGCGGACTCCACCAAGACGCTGGGCGTGACGCTGGACAACCCCACCGAGCTGCCGGTGATGGTGACGCCCAAGCTGGTGGGCGCGGACAAGGATGAGTTCGTCGCGGCGCCCCTGACGGTGAACCCGGGCGAGCGCGTCGAACTGCCCGTCACCTTCAACCCGGTGCGCGTGGGCAAGAAGCAGATTGCCCTGGCCATCTCGCCCTGCAACGGGTGCGCGGACGTGCCGGTGCAGCTGACGGCGGAGGCGCTGGACCGCGCGGTGGTGGCGGAGCCGGAGGTGGTGGACTTCGGCGCGGTGCCGGTGGACCGCGACGCCGTCAAGGCCTCCAGCCTGCGCAACATCAGCACGGAGCCGGTGACGGTGACGTCGCTCATGCTGGACGGCACGGACGCGTCCTTCAGCCAGGCCAACACGGGCCTGCCGCTGGTGCTCCAGCCCGGCGAGGTGCGCGCCTTTGAGATCCGCTACAGCCCCGGCCACATGGGCCCGGCGACGGACCGCGCCGTCTACGCCGTGGTGAGCAAGCGCCACCCCACGCTGCCCGTGCCGCTGCGCGGCTTCGGCGGCGCGTCGGAGCTGTGCGTGTCGCCGCTGACGTACGACTTCGGCGAGCAGCCGCTGGGCTCCAAGGTGCGCGTGGTGGTGAACGTGAAGAACTGCGGCACGGACAACGCCGGGCCGCTCACCATCAACACGCTGGACTGGACGCCGGACGCAAGCGGCGCCCAGCTCCAGTTCAACCACAAGCCCATCGCGCTGCCGTTCACCCTGCCGGCCAACGGCGAGCTGAACCTGGAGGTCTTCTACGAGCCCACGCGCGAGGGCAGCGCGTCCGGCGCGCTGGTGATGACCACGAGCGCGTTCTCCGCGGCCACCGTGCAGCTGGACTTCTTCGGCCGCGCGAAGGCGCACGCGCCGTGTGATTTGACCGTGACTCCGCTGCTGGTGGACTTCGGCACGATTCCTCCGGGCCGCGGCGCGGTGCTGGGCGTGAAGCTGGAGAACAAGGGCACGGACCTGTGCCCCGTGAAGAACATCCGCATCGCCAACGACGGCGGCGGCGTGTTCAAGATGCCCGGCGGGGAGCTCTTCGGCGGCATCATCTACCCGGGGGACTGGTTCAGCTTCCAGGTGGCCTTCCAGGCGCCCTTCACCGGTGGCGGCTTCACGGGGGAGTTGCAGGTGGAGCAGTACAACCCGGTGACGCCGGTGCGGCAGGTGCCGCTCTTGGCGAACTCGCAGGAGACGTGCCTGGTGGCGTCGCCCTGGTACCTGGACTTCGGCCTGGGCCGCAAGGACTGCCGCCCCGCGCCGCGCGAGGTGAACTACCTCAACGCGTGCACCACGCCCATCACGGTGTCCAACGTCTTCATCGGGCCGGGCACGACGGACACGGAGTTCGAGCTGCTGGACCACCCGGCGCCGCCCGCGTTCCAGCTTGCGCCGGGCGAGTCCTTCACGGTGGGCGTGGACTACCTGGCGCAGGTGACGGGCATGAACCTGTCGCCGCTCTACGTGGACTCCAGCGACCTGCCCATCCCGCTGATGGTGCCGCTCATCGGTGAGTCGTCGAAGAAGACGGACAAGACGGACACCTTCGTGCAGCAGGACGTGAGCAAGGTGGACGTGCTGTTCGTCGTGGACAACACGGCCTCCATGGTGGAGGAGCACCCGAAGCTGGTGGCCGCCATTCCCGCCTTCGTGGACGCCGCGCGCAACAAGGCGGTGGACGTGAACATGGCGGTGACGACGACGGGCATCTCCGCGGTGTCCGGCGCGTGCCCGGGCGGCGCGCTGGGCGGCGAGGCCGGCCGCTTCTTCCCGGCGGACAACAGCCGTCAGCGCATCCTCACGCTGGGCACGCCCAACGTGACGCAGGTGCTCCAGCAGAACGTGCAGGTGGGCCAGTGCGCCCAGGTGGAGCAGGGCTTCGAGGCGATGCGCCGCGCGCTCACCTCGCCGCTGGTGAACAACGCGGATGATCCGCGCACGGCGCTGGCCAACGACGGCAACGCGGGCTTCCTGCGCGACTCCGCGGCGCTGGTGGTGGTGTTCGTGGGCGACGAGGACGACCACTCGCCGGACGCGGTCTCCACGTACGTGCAGTGGGCGCAGCAGCGCAAGGGGGAGAACCAGCCGCAGCGGGCCACGTTCTTCGCCATCGCGCCCACGAAGACGTCCTGCGCCACGGCGGGCGGCACCGGCACCCGGTACGCGGACGCGGCGGCCCAGACGGGTGGCGAGGTCCTCAACGTCTGCGCGGGGGACTACGCGCCGCTCCTCAAGCAGGTGGCCAGCAAGGCGTTCAGCGCGCAGGACCGCTTCCCGCTGAGCGAGGAGCCCGACGCGGGCACGGTGGTGGTGACCGTCAACGGCACCACGACCACCAGCGGGTGGAGCTACGACGCGGCGTCCAACAGCGTGGTGTTCACCACGGTGCCGCCGCCGGGCTCCAAGGTGGCCATCACCTACCGCCGCGCCTGCGCCAACGACTGA
- a CDS encoding serine/threonine protein kinase — MTLEAGTHVGKYVVRRKLAEGGMAEIFLCTARGPEGFEKEVVIKRVRAFLASDPDFVQMFIAEARLASRLNHANVVQIFDFDKHEDTYYLAMEYVRGCSLWELRKRSKEAMTPMPPVLVAHIGAEVARGLHYAHRLRVNGELLNLVHRDVTPHNVLVSYDGAVKLTDFGIAKAGNKLTNPGVLKGKFAYMSPEQARGESVDVRTDVFALGVVLWELLTGGRLFQGDSEIAVLRAVQESTIVPPARLNPDVPPDLDAVICRALERDLSKRFQTAGELERALAQCVLNHARSVDDTDVGAFVRRLFPVAASNQALPALPERTALEDGALPQPGAEPPPREPTAVMPSREHASGAKRSGSPDEDRHGTTLVLSHDDRAADAANGRPPQPTPRMPPQSLGREAPLAPQGRRAGSREVPAVLASPSHDGAGDREVETVSATEPGPAVAPNRKRALWAGAAAVGLAGVMGVLAVARSHSGARDAGQGSPPAPQASAPVTTPPPATATVPPATDAIDAELEGQRREAALASPPATGPAAPATTPAADTATALPAADPAKAMGSLQVKANPYATVFLSGKRLGDVQGRATYKLPAGTYTLTFRHPSGEKTFTVVVPANGAVTQEFRAPRGR; from the coding sequence GTGACGCTCGAGGCAGGAACCCACGTCGGCAAGTACGTCGTGCGCCGCAAGCTCGCCGAAGGGGGCATGGCCGAAATCTTCCTGTGCACCGCGCGCGGGCCGGAGGGCTTCGAGAAGGAGGTCGTCATCAAGCGCGTGCGGGCGTTCCTCGCGAGCGACCCGGACTTCGTGCAGATGTTCATCGCGGAGGCGCGGCTGGCCTCGCGGCTCAACCACGCCAACGTGGTGCAGATCTTCGACTTCGACAAGCACGAGGACACCTACTACCTGGCGATGGAGTACGTGCGCGGCTGCTCGCTGTGGGAGCTGCGCAAGCGGAGCAAGGAGGCGATGACGCCGATGCCGCCCGTGCTGGTGGCGCACATCGGCGCGGAGGTCGCGCGCGGGCTGCACTACGCCCACCGCCTGCGGGTGAACGGCGAGCTGCTCAACCTGGTGCACCGGGACGTCACGCCCCACAACGTGCTCGTGTCCTACGACGGCGCGGTGAAGCTCACCGACTTCGGCATCGCGAAGGCGGGCAACAAGCTCACGAACCCCGGCGTGCTCAAGGGCAAGTTCGCGTACATGTCCCCCGAACAGGCCCGGGGCGAGAGCGTGGACGTGCGCACCGACGTGTTCGCGCTGGGCGTGGTGCTGTGGGAGCTGCTCACGGGCGGGCGGCTGTTCCAGGGCGACTCGGAGATCGCCGTCCTGCGCGCGGTGCAGGAGAGCACCATCGTGCCGCCCGCGCGGCTCAACCCGGACGTGCCGCCGGACCTGGACGCCGTCATCTGCCGCGCGCTGGAGCGCGACCTGTCGAAGCGCTTCCAGACGGCGGGAGAGCTGGAGCGCGCGCTGGCCCAGTGCGTGCTGAACCACGCCCGCTCCGTCGATGACACCGACGTGGGCGCGTTCGTCCGGAGGCTGTTCCCCGTCGCGGCCAGCAACCAGGCGCTGCCCGCGCTCCCGGAGCGGACGGCGCTGGAGGACGGCGCGCTGCCGCAGCCCGGCGCCGAGCCGCCGCCCCGCGAGCCCACGGCGGTGATGCCGTCGCGGGAACACGCCTCGGGCGCGAAGCGGAGCGGCTCGCCGGACGAGGACCGCCATGGGACGACGCTGGTGCTGTCGCATGACGACCGCGCCGCCGACGCCGCGAACGGACGTCCCCCCCAGCCCACGCCGCGGATGCCGCCGCAGTCGCTGGGAAGGGAGGCGCCGCTCGCGCCCCAGGGCAGGCGCGCCGGGTCCCGCGAGGTCCCCGCCGTGCTGGCCTCCCCATCCCACGACGGCGCCGGCGACCGCGAAGTCGAGACCGTCTCCGCCACCGAACCCGGGCCTGCCGTCGCGCCGAACCGCAAGCGCGCCCTGTGGGCCGGGGCCGCCGCGGTGGGGCTCGCGGGCGTCATGGGCGTCCTCGCCGTGGCCCGCTCCCATTCCGGCGCCCGGGACGCGGGGCAGGGGAGCCCGCCCGCACCCCAGGCCAGCGCCCCGGTGACGACCCCGCCTCCGGCCACCGCCACGGTGCCCCCGGCCACCGACGCCATCGACGCGGAGCTCGAAGGGCAGCGCCGCGAAGCCGCCCTCGCTTCGCCTCCGGCCACCGGACCTGCCGCCCCCGCCACGACCCCGGCGGCGGACACCGCCACGGCGCTGCCCGCCGCGGACCCGGCGAAGGCCATGGGCTCGCTCCAGGTGAAGGCCAACCCGTACGCCACCGTCTTCCTGAGCGGGAAGCGGCTCGGGGACGTGCAGGGCCGCGCGACCTACAAGCTTCCGGCCGGCACCTACACGCTGACCTTCCGGCACCCGTCCGGTGAGAAGACGTTCACCGTCGTCGTCCCCGCCAACGGCGCCGTGACGCAGGAGTTCCGCGCGCCCCGCGGCCGCTGA
- a CDS encoding acylase: MPEHIPDNLPPRGGSRAVWTRRLSLSLLASLALVAGCDDKDPVDPGPTPSTPKYTAKIKRTSFGIPHITADNYGSLGFGQGYAFAQDHVCTLADQVLKVRSERARFLGQGAGNKNVGSDLAYLAMDVMGRAQTAFPTLSQEVQDMLTGYAAGYNKYLEDTAPEARPAECANAPWVRPITPVELLAYNTDLTLIAGINALALTLPVATPPTVSAQAVDPKQAALRPQMPSLEELQKLKTADFGSNGWAIGAERTDNGKGMVMANPHFPWEGELRLWESQLTVPGQMNVYGVGLMGVPAVLIGFNENLGWTHTFSAGQRATIYQLQLVDGKPTTYKYGNEERAMTSKTFTILVKLPEGSLTNYTQTMYFSHYGPMMAIPDSSLPPGVPPGSLGWNTKTALTLRDANIDNTKFLDQFHGMNKAKSLAEFKDVYATQQGLPWVNTMYADKEGNAWYTDATPTPNLTPDAYKKWLTDANTPGLTVSYLIYQALGFVALNGSDPANEWQVVPGSRSPGLVPFAEVPKLDRKDFVFNANDSYWLANPAAPITGKSPLHGLEGVPQSPRTRMNAKVLTEVSATGASGADGKFTFEELKAAVFSNRSSLEELLRAGLVERCTGKTTVTYNNTAVDISQACAVLAAWNGRYDVDQKGPFVFREFLGAYPGSQLFNAGALFSVPFDPANPIATPNTLIPAPATGDDPVLTKLAQAVFTINRSGNFVDEPLGAVQFTTRTGNPIPLQGGMSREGITNVMSFGVAKTTLFDFSQPHSATFNSTTLLAKEGYPINNGSSFVMALQFTDAGPNANAVLTYSQSGDPKSPHYADQTLLFSQKKWRPILFTDAQIAGDTSAVETTVSGG, translated from the coding sequence ATGCCCGAGCACATCCCCGATAATCTTCCTCCTCGCGGAGGGTCCCGTGCTGTCTGGACCCGCCGTCTTTCTCTCTCTCTTCTCGCATCCCTGGCGCTCGTCGCCGGATGTGACGACAAAGATCCTGTCGACCCGGGCCCGACCCCGTCGACGCCGAAGTACACGGCGAAGATCAAGCGCACCTCCTTCGGCATCCCGCACATCACCGCGGACAACTACGGCAGCCTGGGCTTCGGCCAGGGCTATGCCTTCGCGCAGGACCACGTCTGCACGCTGGCGGACCAGGTCCTGAAGGTGCGCAGCGAGCGCGCCCGCTTCCTGGGCCAGGGCGCGGGCAACAAGAACGTGGGCTCCGACCTGGCGTACCTGGCCATGGACGTGATGGGGCGCGCGCAGACGGCCTTCCCCACGCTGTCGCAGGAAGTGCAGGACATGCTCACCGGCTACGCGGCCGGCTACAACAAGTACCTGGAGGACACGGCCCCGGAGGCCCGTCCCGCCGAGTGCGCCAACGCGCCCTGGGTGCGCCCCATCACCCCGGTGGAGCTGCTGGCGTACAACACGGACCTGACGCTCATCGCGGGCATCAACGCGCTGGCGCTCACCCTCCCCGTGGCCACGCCTCCCACCGTGAGCGCGCAGGCCGTGGACCCGAAGCAGGCCGCGCTGCGTCCCCAGATGCCTTCGCTGGAGGAGCTCCAGAAGCTGAAGACGGCGGACTTCGGCAGCAATGGCTGGGCCATTGGCGCCGAGCGCACCGACAACGGCAAGGGCATGGTGATGGCCAACCCGCACTTCCCCTGGGAAGGCGAGCTGCGCCTGTGGGAGAGCCAGCTGACGGTGCCGGGCCAGATGAACGTCTACGGCGTGGGCCTCATGGGCGTGCCGGCGGTGCTCATCGGCTTCAATGAGAACCTGGGCTGGACGCACACGTTCTCCGCCGGCCAGCGCGCGACCATCTACCAGCTGCAGTTGGTGGACGGAAAGCCGACGACCTACAAGTACGGCAACGAAGAGCGCGCCATGACCTCCAAGACCTTCACCATCCTGGTGAAGCTGCCGGAGGGGTCGCTGACGAACTACACGCAGACGATGTACTTCAGCCACTACGGCCCGATGATGGCCATCCCGGACTCGTCCCTGCCGCCGGGCGTCCCCCCGGGCTCGCTGGGCTGGAACACCAAGACGGCGCTCACGCTGCGTGACGCGAACATCGACAACACCAAGTTCCTGGACCAGTTCCACGGCATGAACAAGGCCAAGTCGCTGGCCGAGTTCAAGGACGTCTACGCCACCCAGCAGGGCCTGCCCTGGGTGAACACGATGTACGCCGACAAGGAGGGCAACGCCTGGTACACGGACGCCACGCCCACGCCCAACCTCACCCCGGACGCGTACAAGAAGTGGCTCACCGACGCGAACACGCCGGGCCTCACCGTCTCCTACCTCATCTACCAGGCCCTCGGCTTCGTGGCGCTCAACGGCAGCGACCCGGCCAATGAGTGGCAGGTGGTGCCGGGCTCGCGCAGCCCCGGCCTGGTGCCCTTCGCGGAGGTGCCGAAGCTGGACCGCAAGGACTTCGTCTTCAACGCGAACGACAGCTACTGGCTGGCCAACCCCGCCGCGCCCATCACCGGGAAGTCCCCGCTGCACGGCCTGGAGGGCGTGCCCCAGTCGCCGCGCACGCGCATGAACGCCAAGGTCCTCACGGAGGTCTCCGCGACGGGCGCCTCCGGCGCGGACGGCAAGTTCACCTTCGAGGAGCTGAAGGCGGCCGTGTTCAGCAACCGCAGCAGCCTCGAGGAGCTGCTGCGCGCGGGGCTGGTGGAGCGCTGCACGGGCAAGACGACGGTGACCTACAACAACACCGCCGTGGACATCAGCCAGGCCTGCGCCGTGCTGGCCGCCTGGAACGGCCGCTACGACGTGGACCAGAAGGGCCCGTTCGTCTTCCGTGAGTTCCTGGGCGCCTACCCCGGCTCGCAGCTGTTCAACGCGGGCGCGCTGTTCTCCGTCCCGTTCGACCCGGCCAACCCCATCGCCACGCCCAACACCCTGATCCCGGCCCCGGCCACCGGTGACGACCCGGTGCTCACGAAGCTGGCGCAGGCCGTCTTCACCATCAACCGCTCCGGCAACTTCGTGGACGAGCCGCTGGGCGCGGTGCAGTTCACCACCCGCACGGGCAACCCCATCCCCCTGCAGGGCGGCATGAGCCGCGAGGGCATCACCAACGTCATGTCCTTCGGCGTCGCGAAGACGACGCTGTTCGACTTCTCCCAGCCCCACTCCGCCACCTTCAACAGCACCACCCTGCTGGCGAAGGAGGGCTACCCCATCAACAACGGCAGCAGCTTCGTGATGGCGCTCCAGTTCACCGACGCGGGCCCCAACGCCAACGCCGTGCTGACCTACAGCCAGTCCGGCGACCCGAAGTCGCCGCACTACGCGGACCAGACCCTGCTGTTCTCCCAGAAGAAGTGGCGCCCCATCCTCTTCACGGACGCGCAGATTGCCGGCGACACGAGCGCGGTGGAGACCACCGTCTCCGGCGGGTAG